One Jeotgalibaca porci genomic region harbors:
- a CDS encoding nucleoid-associated protein — translation MIYIQQAILHILDINTNEPIYSLAGLDITEKFTLDYIHAMIEKVEDSDNMKEGTLPEDSPVVGMLANVKDDFVAATRALTDKFYGITKLNYEIPAADLLFVQFTLDEVACLGMFKLNYSDSITHHVSQEDDTLTNHLIVNRAILPSARQAIQEGMVLNLESMQYHVLEKKHMITELAEKRFYFTEMFLEDEPKPSLKENIAMIKKAVQKTSKAFNDEEFVALAETKQALVHSMEEENVIDNQVVADRLFGDNYAKKEKFFQEVEELGYVDRAPAEVAVAGPKFSKQKLRLDNGIEISIPMDLYQDAEVVEFINNPDGTISVMIKNIEKIKNLF, via the coding sequence ATGATCTATATTCAACAGGCAATTTTGCATATACTCGACATTAATACAAATGAACCGATTTACTCATTGGCAGGACTCGATATTACGGAGAAATTTACGTTGGACTACATCCACGCAATGATTGAAAAAGTCGAAGATTCCGACAATATGAAAGAAGGCACGCTACCGGAAGATAGTCCGGTTGTGGGGATGCTGGCAAATGTGAAGGACGATTTTGTAGCGGCGACCCGCGCTTTGACGGATAAATTTTACGGCATTACAAAATTGAACTACGAAATTCCGGCGGCAGATTTATTATTTGTTCAGTTTACACTGGACGAAGTTGCGTGTCTGGGGATGTTCAAATTGAACTATTCAGATAGTATTACGCACCACGTTTCGCAGGAAGATGATACGCTGACAAACCACCTGATTGTGAACCGGGCAATTTTGCCGAGTGCGCGCCAAGCGATTCAGGAAGGGATGGTCTTGAACTTAGAATCGATGCAATATCACGTGCTCGAGAAGAAGCATATGATCACCGAGCTGGCAGAGAAGCGGTTTTATTTTACCGAAATGTTTTTAGAGGATGAACCGAAGCCAAGTTTGAAAGAAAATATTGCAATGATCAAAAAGGCGGTTCAGAAAACGAGCAAGGCATTTAACGATGAGGAGTTCGTAGCCCTGGCGGAAACGAAACAGGCGCTTGTCCATAGTATGGAAGAAGAAAACGTGATCGATAATCAGGTCGTAGCGGATCGTTTGTTTGGCGACAACTACGCGAAGAAGGAAAAATTCTTCCAAGAAGTTGAGGAGCTGGGCTATGTAGACCGTGCGCCGGCTGAAGTGGCAGTCGCAGGACCGAAATTTTCAAAACAAAAATTACGTTTGGATAATGGGATTGAGATTAGTATCCCTATGGACTTGTATCAAGATGCGGAAGTTGTGGAGTTTATCAACAATCCGGATGGTACAATTTCGGTTATGATTAAGAATATTGAGAAAATTAAGAATTTATTTTAA
- a CDS encoding helix-turn-helix transcriptional regulator codes for MLKIDSKTFNPEILYVFDSEMVGPTAGKNHYHDFFELSILIEGQSEYTIEGKKHLLSKGSILLFNPGVYHYEQAFEGMYNRQIHIGIRRFSIDRFPRDFFPLDTTIVHLSEYEDAFFETCTEIVKERKERQSGYDIILKALVLKLMVYILRDKSTEQREDKELLLTDEKLERQQLVDQIKLYIETNYREDLTVNGIAEAFFSSPATVSRIFKEQLGESPINYLIRYRLEKAKVLLDSADDISIKETAHLIGYEDALYFSKLFKKYYGSSPTDYAKRPK; via the coding sequence ATGTTGAAGATTGATTCCAAAACTTTCAATCCCGAAATTCTCTACGTATTCGATTCAGAAATGGTTGGTCCGACGGCAGGAAAGAACCATTATCATGATTTTTTCGAACTTTCTATTTTAATCGAAGGCCAGTCAGAATATACGATTGAGGGTAAAAAACACCTCTTGAGTAAAGGTTCCATTTTATTATTTAATCCCGGCGTATATCATTACGAGCAGGCTTTTGAAGGCATGTATAATCGGCAAATTCATATTGGTATCCGCCGTTTTTCAATTGATCGTTTTCCGCGCGACTTTTTCCCATTGGATACAACCATCGTTCATCTGAGCGAGTACGAAGATGCCTTTTTCGAAACGTGTACTGAAATCGTGAAGGAGCGCAAAGAACGCCAAAGCGGCTACGACATTATTTTGAAGGCATTGGTTTTGAAATTAATGGTCTATATTCTACGTGATAAAAGTACCGAACAAAGGGAAGATAAGGAATTGCTACTCACTGACGAAAAGTTGGAACGGCAACAGTTAGTGGATCAAATCAAGCTCTATATCGAAACGAATTACCGCGAGGATTTAACTGTTAATGGAATTGCGGAAGCCTTTTTCTCCAGCCCCGCCACCGTCTCTCGCATTTTCAAAGAGCAACTTGGTGAATCCCCGATTAACTATTTGATCCGCTATCGTTTGGAAAAAGCCAAAGTCTTATTGGATAGCGCAGATGATATCTCTATAAAAGAAACCGCCCATTTAATCGGCTACGAAGATGCTTTGTATTTCAGTAAATTATTCAAGAAATATTACGGTAGCTCCCCAACAGACTACGCAAAACGGCCGAAATAA
- a CDS encoding ABC transporter ATP-binding protein, whose product MEYNDTRTTKIDFQGFKRIGSYLKPYGAAIGKILAMLLFSNFAMILGPFLISYVIDTVIPNQDTNAIIWITVFYTTVSVLNAGAIKYRIYHITKLGQDVLRDIRSDLFNHMQKLGFRFFDSRPHGKILTRVVNYINALSNILSSGLITVISDILSIVVTLAIMLSIDVVLTLYSFILLPVLFAVTMIIKNKQRLAYEELSAKQSNLNAYIHESIEGIKTTQSYTREGMNFDIFADVSNQQSVAWMKAVRAQFILGPIVQVISVVTISFIYFAGVRGLGVDVSTGVLIAFVAYVTNFWNPIINLGNFYNSLVSGTVYLERVFEMMDLEPMIKDAPDAFDMPPVRGEVLFENVTFGYKEGQNIFEGLSFKVNPGETIALVGPTGAGKSTITNLIPRFYDVQEGKVMVDGIDVRDVTLSSLRTEVGVMLQDTFIFSGTIMDNIRYGKLDATEEEIIEAAKVVRAHDFIKDLKGGYQTYVQERGSTLSAGQRQLISFARTLLSDPKVLILDEATSSIDTQTEVLLQEGLDRLLEGRTAFVVAHRLSTIRNSDRIFFIGDRKILESGSHQELLKQRGRYYHLYKTQSELLKKM is encoded by the coding sequence ATGGAATATAATGACACACGTACAACGAAAATAGACTTTCAAGGATTTAAGCGAATCGGAAGTTACTTGAAACCTTATGGAGCAGCTATTGGAAAGATTCTGGCGATGTTATTGTTTTCTAACTTCGCCATGATTTTGGGGCCTTTCCTCATCAGTTATGTGATTGACACGGTCATTCCGAATCAAGACACCAACGCGATTATTTGGATTACGGTGTTTTATACGACCGTCTCTGTTCTGAATGCCGGTGCGATTAAATACCGCATTTACCATATTACGAAATTAGGACAGGACGTCCTGCGCGACATTCGCTCGGATCTGTTTAATCACATGCAAAAACTTGGCTTTCGCTTCTTTGACAGCCGGCCGCACGGGAAGATTCTGACGCGGGTAGTTAACTACATCAATGCTTTGAGTAACATTTTATCATCCGGTTTAATTACGGTTATCTCGGATATCTTGAGTATTGTTGTGACGCTGGCGATTATGCTGTCCATTGATGTTGTGTTGACACTGTATAGTTTCATTTTGCTGCCGGTCTTGTTCGCAGTAACGATGATTATTAAAAATAAACAGCGTCTCGCATACGAAGAATTGAGCGCGAAACAATCGAACTTGAATGCGTATATTCATGAATCGATTGAGGGAATTAAAACCACCCAATCGTACACACGTGAGGGGATGAACTTTGATATTTTTGCCGATGTCAGCAACCAACAAAGCGTGGCTTGGATGAAAGCTGTCCGCGCCCAATTTATTCTAGGGCCGATTGTGCAAGTCATTTCGGTCGTAACGATTTCCTTCATTTATTTTGCGGGGGTTCGCGGGCTCGGCGTAGACGTTTCAACGGGTGTGTTGATTGCCTTTGTCGCATACGTGACAAACTTCTGGAACCCGATTATTAACTTGGGTAACTTCTACAACTCGCTCGTTTCCGGAACGGTTTATTTGGAACGCGTCTTTGAAATGATGGACTTGGAGCCGATGATCAAAGATGCACCGGACGCATTCGACATGCCCCCGGTTAGAGGAGAAGTTCTTTTTGAAAATGTGACGTTTGGTTACAAAGAGGGGCAGAACATTTTCGAAGGCCTCTCCTTTAAGGTGAATCCAGGTGAGACGATTGCCCTGGTTGGCCCAACTGGAGCTGGTAAATCAACGATAACTAACTTGATTCCCCGTTTCTATGATGTGCAGGAAGGGAAAGTCATGGTGGACGGAATTGATGTCCGCGATGTGACATTGTCCTCGCTGCGTACGGAAGTTGGGGTCATGCTGCAAGATACGTTCATTTTCTCCGGAACGATTATGGATAATATTCGATATGGAAAATTGGATGCGACAGAAGAAGAAATTATTGAAGCTGCTAAAGTTGTGCGTGCGCATGATTTTATCAAGGATCTGAAAGGTGGGTATCAGACCTATGTTCAGGAGCGGGGGAGTACCTTATCAGCCGGGCAACGCCAACTGATTTCCTTTGCAAGGACATTGTTATCTGATCCGAAAGTTTTAATTTTGGATGAGGCGACCTCTAGTATTGATACGCAAACGGAAGTGCTGTTGCAAGAAGGATTGGATCGTCTGCTAGAAGGACGAACTGCCTTTGTAGTAGCACACCGCTTATCGACGATTCGTAACAGTGACCGCATCTTCTTTATCGGCGACCGTAAGATTCTCGAATCCGGCAGCCATCAAGAGTTGCTGAAACAACGTGGTCGTTACTATCACTTGTACAAGACACAATCAGAGCTGTTGAAGAAAATGTAA
- a CDS encoding ABC transporter ATP-binding protein yields MKSSIKWVKSYLKPYRFGWFWASLLTVIIALTNVITPYIGGTIVDQVILNNRTDWLLPLLGLMIAVTITRMTLRYIYQIQFEQISQNVLFKIREDLYVKLQELDFTFFNTTRVGDIMARMTGDTDAVRHAVAWAYYNILDHAVLFISALIFLGAIEWRLTLALLVVTPFIAVFTVLLSRHAGQAFYQIRESFSRLNTVVEEHIGGNKVVRAFVREDFEIEKFNRFNEDFRQRNLDSAAISAKYLPIIEVFAGFLSIITVGLGGLFVINESMSLGDLVTFNGLIWMLNVPMRSLGNHVNDLQNFDASTQKIRQMLAVKPQIPIEQRIEVPRLQGDITFENVSFAFSDEPEVDVLHDINFSIKAGETLGVLGETGSGKSTLVNLISRFFDPTAGRVLIDGIDIKEMNVLNLRQQIAVVMQDVFLFSDTIKHNIMYGAPRVPFQRVQKVAQVADASQFIERMPDQYDTYLGERGSGLSGGQKQRLSLARGLIKDPAILILDDTTSAVDMETEVKIQEGLRQTSGQQTTVIIANRISSVKNADKIIILSKGRIVERGTHQGLLEKGGLYYQIYQEQLGQAEVGEEDGI; encoded by the coding sequence ATGAAAAGTAGTATCAAATGGGTTAAAAGTTATTTGAAACCTTACCGTTTCGGTTGGTTCTGGGCCAGTCTGTTGACAGTTATTATTGCCCTGACTAACGTTATTACACCCTATATCGGCGGTACAATCGTCGATCAAGTCATTCTCAACAACCGAACAGATTGGTTGCTACCCTTATTAGGACTCATGATTGCTGTAACCATAACGCGGATGACCCTGCGTTATATTTATCAAATTCAATTCGAACAAATTAGTCAAAATGTGTTATTTAAGATTCGTGAAGATTTATATGTGAAACTACAGGAACTCGATTTTACATTCTTTAACACAACCCGGGTAGGAGACATCATGGCACGGATGACAGGCGATACCGATGCTGTTCGTCACGCAGTCGCCTGGGCGTATTATAATATTTTGGATCATGCCGTCTTATTTATCTCAGCACTTATTTTCCTGGGAGCCATCGAATGGCGCTTAACTTTAGCGTTGTTGGTAGTCACGCCTTTTATCGCAGTTTTTACCGTCTTACTCTCACGACATGCAGGCCAAGCTTTCTACCAAATTCGTGAAAGTTTTTCGCGTTTAAATACTGTTGTCGAGGAGCATATCGGCGGAAATAAAGTCGTTCGTGCTTTCGTAAGGGAAGACTTTGAAATTGAGAAGTTCAATCGTTTCAACGAAGACTTTCGTCAACGCAACTTGGACTCCGCTGCTATTTCAGCGAAATACTTACCGATAATCGAAGTGTTCGCAGGCTTCCTTTCGATTATTACAGTCGGATTGGGTGGTTTGTTTGTTATCAACGAATCGATGTCTTTAGGAGATCTGGTTACCTTTAACGGCTTGATCTGGATGTTAAATGTTCCGATGCGCAGCTTAGGGAATCACGTCAATGACTTGCAAAACTTCGATGCTAGTACTCAAAAAATTCGTCAAATGCTGGCAGTGAAGCCGCAAATTCCGATTGAACAACGGATTGAGGTACCCCGTTTGCAAGGAGATATTACGTTTGAAAATGTGTCCTTTGCTTTCTCAGATGAACCGGAAGTAGATGTATTACATGACATCAATTTCAGTATTAAAGCCGGTGAAACGCTGGGTGTATTGGGCGAAACAGGTTCTGGGAAATCGACGTTGGTGAACTTAATTTCACGGTTCTTTGACCCCACGGCAGGTCGGGTATTAATCGACGGTATTGATATTAAAGAAATGAACGTTCTTAACTTGCGTCAGCAAATCGCAGTGGTGATGCAGGATGTGTTTCTTTTCTCGGATACGATTAAGCACAATATTATGTATGGTGCGCCGCGGGTTCCGTTTCAACGGGTTCAAAAAGTAGCGCAAGTAGCTGATGCGAGCCAGTTTATCGAGCGGATGCCGGATCAATACGATACTTATTTAGGTGAACGTGGAAGTGGTTTGTCAGGTGGTCAGAAACAACGGCTATCGTTAGCACGTGGTTTGATTAAAGATCCAGCGATTTTAATTTTGGATGATACAACATCAGCTGTGGATATGGAGACGGAAGTCAAGATTCAAGAAGGTTTGCGCCAGACATCCGGCCAACAAACAACAGTCATTATCGCTAATCGTATTTCTTCTGTTAAAAATGCCGATAAGATTATTATTTTATCAAAAGGAAGAATTGTAGAACGGGGCACACATCAAGGATTGCTTGAAAAGGGTGGCCTTTATTATCAAATTTATCAAGAGCAGTTAGGACAAGCGGAAGTAGGTGAAGAAGATGGAATATAA